One region of Intestinimonas massiliensis (ex Afouda et al. 2020) genomic DNA includes:
- the frlD gene encoding fructoselysine 6-kinase → MKIACVGDNCVDYYDNTGEVFPGGNPVNVAVYVRRMGGQSAYLGAVGTDAYGGLILQALEEKGVDVHRVKRLPGATALSHVCLINGERVFGDYDEGVMAQFALTPGDVEFLCSYDLVVSGLWGRVEKSLAQIAARGVPVAFDCSERPEDEAAQIALPHTTLAFFSDDASDLKRLKERILAVAALGPRVVVATRGEKGSVAFEGTAFHTQGVLPCVVKDTMGAGDSYIAGFLMEYLRGKDIPACMAAGAASSAVTLGYVGAW, encoded by the coding sequence ATGAAGATTGCCTGCGTAGGCGATAACTGCGTGGATTATTACGACAACACCGGCGAGGTGTTTCCCGGCGGGAACCCGGTCAATGTGGCGGTCTACGTCCGCCGTATGGGCGGGCAGTCCGCCTATCTCGGCGCGGTAGGAACCGACGCATACGGCGGGCTGATCCTCCAGGCGCTGGAAGAAAAGGGCGTGGATGTGCACCGGGTGAAGCGCCTGCCCGGAGCCACCGCGCTCAGCCACGTCTGTCTCATCAATGGTGAGCGGGTGTTCGGCGACTACGACGAGGGAGTGATGGCGCAGTTCGCCCTCACTCCCGGTGATGTGGAGTTCCTCTGCTCCTATGACCTGGTGGTATCCGGGCTGTGGGGGAGAGTAGAAAAGAGCCTGGCCCAGATCGCGGCCCGAGGGGTGCCGGTCGCCTTCGACTGCTCGGAGCGGCCGGAGGATGAGGCTGCACAAATCGCCCTCCCCCATACCACGCTGGCCTTTTTCTCCGATGATGCCAGCGATTTGAAACGCCTGAAGGAGCGGATACTGGCTGTGGCGGCCCTGGGCCCCCGTGTGGTAGTCGCAACCCGGGGCGAAAAGGGCAGCGTGGCCTTTGAAGGCACGGCGTTCCACACACAGGGGGTTCTGCCCTGCGTGGTGAAAGATACCATGGGGGCAGGGGACAGCTACATCGCCGGGTTCCTGATGGAATACCTGCGGGGAAAGGACATTCCTGCCTGCATGGCCGCCGGCGCGGCCAGCAGCGCCGTGACCCTGGGCTATGTTGGCGCATGGTGA
- a CDS encoding tripartite tricarboxylate transporter permease — protein sequence MTEILIAIVAAVVGGLLYTLIGIIPGTDETATMVPITIILVLAGLPAGALFAWEIGIIVAIQISHTIPTAMSALPGSTMAVPMVLNCSIAKRLGVPHMAMRKMASGSLVGTIFVLPLALIVALLLSPLGGIIAQYSGLIFTICAVLIAFISSAKWGAVAAIIPFAIFIQALQRIAIEGHGSTVFTSIFMGITIGPMIYELFGSLIPSRRKNFSTDTPNETWLAPDSKQKLSFFPNPFKQLTKKQIALSAAWSAVSCVGFTMSPVGMTVLSGEASAGQCKELYDRVSTCLAVEDSTSNATYIAGLIIPLLGLGGVAIGGVAAGPAAPLFSCLPRFEVGNNLSQLLTIPDYIIFGIIGLIGGALVAYPIAMHKARSWTELMLRAISHEALIGAFCGLVVMLAFYEAGILGVFLALTIGLVGGFLHSEFGVHTGVQFMTYYASSWIVTQLLSLAAIIA from the coding sequence ATGACAGAAATCTTGATTGCCATTGTCGCCGCCGTCGTCGGTGGTCTACTGTATACCCTCATCGGCATCATCCCCGGCACCGATGAGACTGCCACCATGGTGCCCATCACAATCATCCTGGTGCTGGCCGGCCTGCCCGCAGGCGCGCTCTTTGCCTGGGAGATCGGCATTATCGTGGCCATTCAGATCTCCCATACCATCCCCACCGCCATGTCCGCCCTTCCGGGCAGCACCATGGCGGTGCCCATGGTGCTCAACTGCTCCATCGCCAAACGTTTGGGCGTACCTCACATGGCCATGCGCAAGATGGCCTCCGGCTCCCTGGTGGGCACCATCTTTGTGCTCCCCCTGGCTCTGATCGTGGCCTTGCTCCTGTCCCCTTTGGGCGGCATCATCGCCCAGTACTCCGGCCTGATCTTTACCATCTGCGCCGTACTCATCGCTTTTATCTCCAGCGCCAAGTGGGGCGCGGTGGCCGCCATCATCCCCTTCGCCATCTTCATCCAGGCCCTCCAGCGCATCGCCATTGAGGGCCACGGTTCCACCGTGTTTACCTCCATCTTCATGGGCATCACCATCGGCCCCATGATCTACGAGCTCTTTGGCTCCCTGATTCCCAGCCGCCGTAAAAATTTTTCCACCGACACCCCCAACGAGACCTGGCTGGCTCCTGACTCCAAGCAGAAGCTGTCCTTCTTCCCCAATCCCTTCAAGCAGTTGACCAAGAAACAGATTGCCCTGAGCGCTGCATGGTCCGCCGTCTCCTGCGTGGGCTTCACCATGAGCCCCGTAGGCATGACCGTTCTCAGCGGCGAGGCCTCCGCCGGACAGTGTAAGGAGCTGTATGACCGGGTGTCCACCTGTCTGGCGGTGGAGGACTCCACCTCCAACGCCACCTACATCGCCGGTCTGATTATCCCCCTGCTGGGCCTGGGCGGCGTAGCCATCGGCGGCGTGGCCGCCGGTCCTGCCGCCCCCCTGTTCTCCTGTCTGCCCCGATTTGAGGTCGGAAACAACCTGTCCCAGCTTCTGACCATCCCCGACTACATCATCTTCGGCATCATCGGCCTGATCGGCGGCGCCCTGGTGGCCTACCCCATCGCCATGCACAAGGCCCGCTCCTGGACCGAGCTGATGCTCCGCGCCATCAGTCACGAAGCCCTCATCGGCGCGTTCTGCGGCCTGGTGGTCATGCTGGCCTTCTATGAGGCCGGTATCTTGGGCGTGTTCCTGGCCCTGACCATCGGCCTGGTGGGCGGTTTTCTGCATTCCGAGTTCGGCGTCCACACTGGCGTTCAGTTCATGACCTACTATGCGTCCAGCTGGATTGTGACCCAACTGCTGTCTTTGGCCGCTATCATTGCCTGA
- a CDS encoding hydroxymethylglutaryl-CoA reductase, degradative: MRSAACWNASWAVGWIRSPAISSDRTPTLNDARRKRHMKTSSYSGFFKLSTEERMKEVAEFCGLTQEEQAILKDANSLDMDKADHMIENVIGRYTYPLGVAINFVINGKDYVIPMASEEPSVLAACSNAAKMARPGGGFTTDYTGNIMISQIQLLDVPTPHYAKGKILEHKAQIAEICNAKDPVLVSLGGGVKDVEVRILDSIVGPMVIVHLLVDTGDAMGANAVNTMAEAVAPFLEELTGGRAELRILSNLADRRLARARAVFKKEAVGGEEVVDKMIAAYAFAAADPYRAATNNKGIMNGVIPVVIATGNDTRAIESGAHAYAARSGHYSPFATWEKNADGDLVGSIEMPMAVGLVGGATKIHPAAKVAVKMLGVKTASELAQIIAAVGLAQNMAAIKALATEGIQRGHMSLHARNLAATAGAKGEVLERIVKQMVAEKNVRLEYAQELMKQYQ, translated from the coding sequence ATCAGATCTGCCGCATGCTGGAACGCATCTTGGGCCGTCGGCTGGATTCGTTCACCAGCCATATCCAGTGACCGCACCCCAACGCTGAATGACGCAAGGAGGAAACGCCATATGAAAACCAGCAGCTATTCCGGATTCTTTAAGCTTTCCACCGAGGAACGTATGAAGGAGGTGGCCGAGTTCTGCGGCCTGACCCAAGAAGAACAGGCCATTCTCAAGGACGCCAACTCTCTGGATATGGACAAGGCCGACCATATGATCGAGAACGTCATCGGCCGCTATACCTATCCCCTGGGCGTGGCCATCAACTTCGTGATCAACGGCAAGGATTACGTCATCCCCATGGCCTCTGAGGAACCCTCCGTCCTGGCCGCCTGCTCCAACGCCGCCAAGATGGCCCGGCCCGGCGGCGGCTTCACCACCGACTACACCGGCAACATCATGATCTCCCAGATTCAACTTCTGGACGTGCCCACTCCCCATTACGCCAAGGGCAAGATCCTGGAGCACAAGGCGCAGATCGCGGAGATCTGCAACGCAAAGGACCCTGTGCTGGTGAGCCTGGGCGGCGGCGTCAAGGACGTGGAGGTGCGCATCCTGGACTCCATCGTGGGGCCCATGGTCATCGTCCACCTTCTGGTGGACACTGGGGACGCCATGGGCGCCAACGCGGTCAACACCATGGCCGAGGCCGTGGCCCCCTTCTTGGAGGAGCTGACCGGCGGCCGCGCGGAGCTGCGCATCCTCTCCAATCTGGCCGACCGCCGTCTGGCCCGCGCCCGGGCCGTGTTCAAGAAGGAGGCCGTGGGCGGAGAAGAAGTCGTGGACAAAATGATCGCCGCCTACGCCTTCGCCGCCGCCGACCCCTACCGGGCCGCCACCAACAACAAGGGGATCATGAACGGCGTCATTCCCGTGGTCATCGCCACCGGCAACGACACCCGGGCCATCGAGTCGGGGGCCCACGCCTACGCAGCCCGCAGCGGGCACTACTCCCCCTTCGCCACCTGGGAAAAGAACGCCGACGGCGACCTGGTGGGCTCCATCGAGATGCCCATGGCCGTGGGTCTGGTGGGCGGCGCCACCAAGATCCACCCCGCCGCCAAGGTGGCAGTGAAGATGCTGGGGGTCAAGACCGCCAGCGAGCTGGCCCAGATCATCGCTGCCGTGGGCCTGGCCCAGAACATGGCCGCCATCAAGGCCCTGGCCACCGAGGGCATCCAGCGCGGGCACATGTCCCTCCACGCCCGCAACCTGGCCGCCACCGCCGGGGCCAAGGGCGAAGTGCTGGAACGGATCGTCAAGCAGATGGTCGCCGAAAAGAACGTCCGCCTGGAGTACGCCCAGGAGCTCATGAAACAGTACCAGTAG
- a CDS encoding sigma-54 interaction domain-containing protein yields MLWRDVMNPRLTDTVSVSALPADGNTLDLDLDAIPREDTLVRVVDGTGKCVGSVKRELLEYLRGTQLPERFMAILDKIDEAVIAIDREGRIYYVNPSYTKVLGVPVGRVLGRYLQRLEPSSALLTVLKPPHRPVSEKKQLIRSINKYVSIRVYPTFLHGRFQGAMSIFTDITRLNELNQEVERISQVAEEYSRQLEAETVLKQSQVIGESKVYTNSILKAVTVAKTDAAVLLRGENGVGKEVFTRILRDNSARKDKPFITVNCSAIPETLIESELFGYEEGAFTGAKRGGSMGKFQLAQGGTLLLDEIGDMPMPMQAKLLRVLQEGEIEKLGRQKNIPIDVRIIAATNQPLEEMIRSGRFREDLYYRLNVVSIHIPPLRERGNDILLLTDHYLSVYNRKYHKDLHISGEVYQRFLAYAWPGNVRQLQNVIESVVVLSHGPVIRLEDLPEQIVAFEPLPQSSPAAPPQTAAAPPPETGTLAEEMARHERQVIAAALARFPGDRKRAMEALGLSRRTFYRKLSQHRL; encoded by the coding sequence ATGCTCTGGCGGGATGTGATGAACCCCAGGCTGACGGATACGGTCTCCGTATCCGCCCTGCCTGCGGACGGGAATACCCTGGATCTGGACTTGGACGCCATCCCCCGTGAGGACACCCTAGTGCGGGTGGTGGACGGCACTGGGAAGTGCGTAGGCAGCGTCAAGCGGGAGCTCCTGGAGTACCTGCGCGGCACCCAGCTCCCGGAGCGGTTTATGGCCATCCTGGACAAGATCGACGAGGCGGTTATCGCCATTGATCGGGAGGGACGCATCTACTACGTGAATCCCTCCTACACCAAAGTCCTGGGAGTACCGGTGGGCCGGGTGCTCGGGCGCTATCTCCAGCGCTTGGAACCTTCTTCTGCCCTGCTCACCGTGCTCAAGCCTCCACACAGGCCAGTCTCGGAGAAAAAGCAGTTGATTCGCAGCATCAACAAGTACGTATCCATCCGCGTCTACCCCACATTCCTTCACGGCCGGTTCCAGGGGGCCATGTCCATCTTCACCGACATCACCCGCCTCAACGAGCTCAACCAGGAGGTGGAGCGCATCTCCCAGGTGGCGGAGGAATACAGCCGCCAGTTGGAGGCCGAGACCGTCCTGAAGCAGAGCCAAGTGATTGGTGAGAGCAAGGTTTACACCAACAGCATCCTGAAGGCGGTGACGGTGGCCAAGACCGACGCGGCGGTCCTGCTGCGGGGCGAGAACGGCGTGGGCAAAGAGGTGTTTACCCGCATCCTGCGGGACAACAGCGCCCGGAAAGACAAGCCCTTCATCACCGTCAACTGCTCCGCCATCCCGGAGACCCTCATTGAGAGCGAACTCTTTGGCTATGAGGAAGGGGCCTTCACCGGGGCCAAGCGGGGCGGCAGTATGGGCAAATTCCAGTTGGCCCAGGGCGGAACCCTCCTTCTGGACGAAATCGGCGATATGCCCATGCCCATGCAGGCCAAGCTGCTGCGCGTACTCCAGGAGGGAGAGATCGAAAAGCTGGGCCGCCAGAAAAATATCCCCATTGACGTGCGCATCATCGCCGCCACCAATCAGCCCCTGGAGGAAATGATCCGCTCGGGCCGCTTCCGAGAGGACCTCTACTACCGGCTCAACGTGGTCTCCATTCACATCCCGCCCCTGCGGGAGCGGGGAAACGACATCCTGTTGCTCACGGACCACTACCTGTCGGTCTACAACCGCAAATACCACAAAGACCTGCACATCTCCGGCGAGGTCTACCAGCGGTTTTTGGCTTACGCCTGGCCGGGCAACGTCCGCCAGCTCCAGAACGTGATTGAGAGTGTCGTCGTCCTCAGCCACGGCCCTGTGATCCGCCTGGAGGACCTGCCCGAGCAGATTGTCGCCTTCGAGCCCCTACCCCAGTCCTCCCCTGCGGCACCCCCCCAGACGGCGGCCGCTCCCCCGCCGGAAACCGGCACCCTGGCCGAGGAAATGGCCCGCCACGAACGCCAGGTCATCGCCGCCGCCCTGGCCCGCTTCCCCGGCGACCGAAAACGCGCCATGGAGGCTCTGGGCCTCAGCCGCCGCACCTTTTACCGCAAGCTCAGCCAGCACCGGCTCTGA
- a CDS encoding zinc ribbon domain-containing protein has protein sequence MTNITFQNGRKARNTWLAGKIKCGKCGYALKTTHNPSGYEYLRCSKRADHKGCPGCGTLRKNEFEQFIFTAMGEKFREFKLLQGGEGKVNPKITAYQVELAQVEAEIEKLLDTLTGANATLLAYANKKIEDLDDRRKKLSKAIADLSVETLSSQQIELLSGYLDDWEHISFEDKRKAADGLISSISATSDYVKIEWKI, from the coding sequence ATGACCAACATCACCTTCCAGAATGGGCGCAAGGCCCGGAATACTTGGCTGGCCGGGAAAATCAAATGTGGGAAATGTGGGTACGCTCTCAAAACGACCCATAACCCCTCCGGCTATGAATACCTCCGCTGTTCCAAGCGAGCCGACCACAAAGGCTGTCCGGGATGCGGCACACTCCGCAAGAATGAGTTTGAACAATTCATTTTTACCGCTATGGGAGAAAAGTTCCGGGAGTTCAAGCTGCTCCAGGGCGGCGAGGGAAAAGTCAATCCCAAGATTACCGCCTATCAGGTGGAGCTTGCACAGGTAGAGGCCGAGATTGAAAAACTGCTTGATACGCTGACCGGGGCCAACGCTACCTTGCTTGCCTACGCCAACAAGAAAATCGAGGATTTAGACGACCGCCGCAAAAAGCTGTCAAAGGCGATTGCCGACCTGTCCGTTGAAACGCTGTCCTCCCAGCAGATTGAATTGCTGTCCGGGTATCTGGACGATTGGGAGCATATCAGCTTTGAGGACAAACGAAAAGCCGCTGACGGCCTGATTTCATCAATCAGCGCAACCAGCGACTATGTAAAAATAGAGTGGAAAATATGA
- a CDS encoding DUF6809 family protein yields the protein MKNKLLKELYDCFYVPPELPAQKKEIEECHQALIKVLDKPERRLVLQVIDAKDQIVEDTSIDSFISGFTLAWKLSAELNNYENERLVSCRTGRLGARFTIKKEEPK from the coding sequence ATGAAAAACAAACTGCTCAAAGAGCTGTACGACTGCTTCTATGTGCCGCCGGAACTCCCGGCGCAGAAGAAGGAAATCGAGGAATGCCACCAGGCGCTCATAAAGGTATTGGATAAACCGGAGCGCCGACTGGTGCTTCAGGTCATCGACGCCAAAGATCAAATCGTGGAGGACACCTCCATCGACAGCTTTATCTCTGGATTTACGCTGGCGTGGAAGCTGTCCGCAGAACTGAACAATTACGAAAACGAGCGCTTAGTCTCCTGCCGCACCGGGAGACTGGGCGCTCGTTTCACAATCAAAAAGGAGGAGCCAAAATGA
- a CDS encoding DUF6550 family protein, whose amino-acid sequence MKKRFIITAAIGACLALCAAVWPQAETVEKSPLPSETPAVTASQPTPTEPEKLVLTVTTEKEVVEIPEAGPAPETTSEEPTTPEIEKQAEAEQEPATPAQPEPIQAPPAQSEPEPTLEPEASENSSEDMVYVEGFGWIESQGPNQVEYAEDMYENGNKIGSMG is encoded by the coding sequence ATGAAAAAGAGATTCATCATTACCGCTGCAATTGGCGCCTGTCTCGCCCTGTGTGCCGCTGTGTGGCCGCAGGCTGAAACAGTAGAGAAATCACCACTGCCGAGTGAAACGCCAGCCGTGACCGCCTCACAGCCGACACCTACGGAGCCAGAGAAATTGGTGTTGACTGTGACAACAGAGAAAGAAGTGGTCGAAATACCCGAAGCCGGGCCTGCCCCGGAAACAACCTCCGAGGAGCCAACTACTCCTGAAATAGAAAAGCAAGCTGAAGCGGAGCAGGAACCCGCAACGCCTGCGCAGCCAGAGCCTATCCAGGCACCGCCAGCACAATCGGAACCTGAACCGACACTGGAGCCTGAAGCCAGCGAGAACAGCTCGGAGGATATGGTCTATGTCGAGGGCTTCGGTTGGATAGAAAGCCAGGGACCCAACCAGGTCGAGTATGCCGAGGATATGTACGAGAACGGCAACAAAATCGGCAGCATGGGCTGA
- a CDS encoding helix-turn-helix domain-containing protein, whose protein sequence is MTVCYNKLWKLLIDKNMKKKDLRLATGMSTTALAKLGKNEHVSTEILTKICKALDCDFCDIIELVKEEQHD, encoded by the coding sequence ATGACTGTTTGCTACAATAAATTGTGGAAGCTCCTGATCGATAAGAATATGAAGAAGAAGGATCTGCGTCTGGCTACTGGTATGTCCACTACCGCCCTTGCCAAACTGGGCAAGAACGAGCATGTCAGCACAGAGATCCTCACAAAGATTTGCAAAGCGCTTGACTGTGACTTCTGCGACATCATTGAACTGGTGAAGGAGGAGCAGCATGATTGA
- a CDS encoding RNA-binding domain-containing protein, with product MIDFSKIEQYRENNRIEAKKALGGLPKSIWETYSAFANTHGGIILLGVEELADKSFRTVDLPDPEKLIKEFWDIVNNPNKTSVNVLSSKDVFVQEVDGDHIVVINVPRAERSYKPVYVDGNPLCTYRRNGEGDYRCTKEEYQAMVRDASVKTQDMLVLDEMDMSVFNKESVRSYRQRMRLSRPGHIWEALEDEDFLLKLGAVGIGSDGKKHPTSAGLLMFGNEYDIVREFNAYFLDYQEQYDADTRWTDRIISSSGDWSGNVYDFYFRVYNKLIQDVKVPFKMEGGTRVDDTNVHKALREALANCLVHADYYGRQGLVIIKKQDSITMANPGGFRIEVDAAKSGGVSDPRNGTMLKMFNLIDIGERSGSGIPLIFGAWREQGWAMPAVTEQLEPERTILTLIFEKIGDKKSAIKIGDKKSAINAKMKETIIVYLTDHAEAKASSIAEYIGLKPSRTRDYLNELIAEGIVVADGSNRNRTYRLKA from the coding sequence ATGATTGATTTTTCTAAGATAGAGCAGTATCGGGAGAATAACCGCATCGAGGCCAAGAAAGCCCTTGGCGGTCTGCCCAAGAGTATTTGGGAAACCTATTCTGCCTTTGCGAATACCCATGGCGGTATTATCCTGTTGGGCGTGGAGGAACTGGCCGATAAATCCTTCCGCACGGTGGATCTGCCTGACCCGGAGAAACTCATCAAGGAGTTCTGGGATATCGTCAATAATCCCAACAAGACCAGCGTGAATGTGCTGTCTTCCAAGGATGTGTTCGTTCAGGAGGTGGACGGTGACCATATCGTGGTCATCAATGTACCCCGTGCGGAGCGATCCTATAAGCCGGTCTATGTAGATGGCAATCCCCTCTGTACCTATCGACGTAACGGCGAGGGTGATTACCGCTGCACCAAGGAAGAATATCAGGCCATGGTGCGGGATGCCTCCGTGAAAACCCAGGATATGCTCGTCCTCGACGAAATGGATATGTCGGTATTTAACAAGGAGAGCGTCCGCAGCTACCGCCAGAGAATGCGTCTGTCCCGTCCCGGTCATATTTGGGAGGCTCTGGAGGATGAAGATTTCCTCCTGAAGCTGGGCGCCGTTGGCATTGGCTCCGATGGAAAGAAACATCCCACCTCTGCCGGGCTTCTCATGTTTGGCAACGAATACGACATCGTGCGGGAATTCAACGCTTACTTCCTGGACTATCAGGAACAGTACGATGCCGACACCCGCTGGACTGACCGTATCATCTCTTCTTCTGGTGACTGGAGCGGTAATGTGTACGACTTCTATTTCCGGGTCTACAACAAGTTGATTCAAGACGTCAAGGTTCCCTTCAAGATGGAGGGCGGCACCAGAGTGGATGATACCAATGTGCATAAAGCCTTGCGCGAAGCACTGGCAAACTGCCTGGTCCACGCTGATTATTACGGCAGACAAGGCCTGGTCATCATCAAAAAGCAGGATTCCATCACGATGGCCAATCCCGGCGGATTCCGCATTGAGGTCGATGCTGCAAAAAGCGGTGGTGTGTCTGACCCCCGGAACGGAACGATGCTGAAAATGTTCAACCTGATCGATATCGGTGAGCGCTCCGGCAGTGGCATCCCTCTCATTTTCGGTGCCTGGCGCGAGCAGGGCTGGGCAATGCCTGCTGTCACAGAGCAGCTTGAGCCGGAGAGAACAATACTGACACTCATATTCGAAAAAATCGGCGATAAAAAATCGGCGATAAAAATCGGCGATAAAAAATCGGCGATAAACGCAAAGATGAAGGAAACCATCATTGTGTATCTTACCGATCATGCAGAAGCAAAGGCTTCCTCGATTGCTGAGTATATCGGTCTCAAACCGTCCCGCACAAGAGATTATCTGAATGAGCTGATTGCGGAGGGAATCGTTGTTGCCGATGGCAGTAACCGCAACAGAACCTATAGATTGAAGGCTTAA
- a CDS encoding SIMPL domain-containing protein, giving the protein MARTITVKGIGKASAKPDYVVLSMTLESKHKDYDKAMEMAADHIQHLNETLCGAGFEKGSVKTTNFNVRTDYDRVKDRNGNYQSVFCGYEVTHNLKLAFDFDMGRLSLALSAIAGCLSHPQLSVAFTVKNATAINEEMLRSSTANAKKKAEILCEASGVTMGDLIAIDYNWGELDIYSHTRYECCEDTMPLMAKSIDIDPEDIDVSDTATFVWEIK; this is encoded by the coding sequence ATGGCAAGAACGATTACTGTAAAAGGCATCGGCAAGGCATCCGCAAAACCCGACTATGTGGTACTTTCCATGACCCTGGAATCCAAACATAAGGATTACGATAAAGCAATGGAAATGGCTGCTGACCATATCCAGCATCTCAATGAAACCCTATGCGGCGCCGGTTTTGAGAAAGGCTCTGTGAAAACTACGAACTTTAATGTCCGCACCGACTATGACCGGGTAAAAGACCGCAACGGTAATTATCAGAGTGTATTCTGTGGATATGAAGTGACCCACAATCTGAAACTTGCTTTTGATTTTGATATGGGCAGACTGTCCTTGGCGCTTTCCGCTATTGCCGGTTGTCTGTCTCACCCGCAGCTTTCGGTGGCCTTTACTGTGAAGAATGCGACTGCTATCAATGAGGAAATGCTCCGTTCCTCCACCGCCAATGCAAAGAAAAAAGCCGAGATCCTATGCGAAGCATCCGGCGTTACAATGGGTGACCTCATTGCCATTGACTACAATTGGGGAGAACTGGATATCTACTCCCATACCCGTTATGAGTGTTGCGAGGACACCATGCCTTTGATGGCAAAATCCATCGATATCGATCCTGAAGATATTGATGTCAGCGACACTGCCACATTTGTGTGGGAAATCAAATAA